One Nostoc sp. UHCC 0302 DNA window includes the following coding sequences:
- a CDS encoding MlaE family lipid ABC transporter permease subunit, producing the protein MQPKRNFEQSSTTRCFAAVLLFGQVWLHLLLGKTYHRKILEHMVSAGPAAISPVLLVSGFAGMIFTIQTARELVQFGALNAVGGAFALAFCRELAPILTASIIAGQVGSAFAAELGAMQVTEQIDALYMLKTDPIDYLVLPRVIGCCLMMPFMTIFALVMGVIGGAFAGFQFYRIEPETFLESVRDFLEPTDLLIILLKGFIFGVLIGVIGCSWGLTTKGGAKEVGESATKAVVTTWVSIFIMDFFLSLLLFEKPTF; encoded by the coding sequence TTGCAACCCAAAAGAAATTTCGAGCAATCCTCGACTACACGCTGTTTTGCGGCAGTGCTGCTTTTCGGCCAGGTATGGCTACATTTACTCCTTGGAAAAACTTACCACCGCAAGATTCTGGAACATATGGTGAGTGCTGGCCCAGCTGCCATTTCTCCAGTTCTCCTTGTCAGTGGTTTTGCTGGTATGATTTTTACCATTCAAACGGCGAGAGAATTAGTACAATTTGGTGCGCTCAATGCTGTAGGAGGTGCTTTTGCATTAGCTTTTTGCAGAGAATTAGCTCCTATATTGACCGCTAGTATTATTGCAGGACAAGTAGGATCTGCTTTTGCAGCAGAATTAGGTGCAATGCAAGTGACAGAGCAAATTGATGCACTTTATATGCTCAAAACTGATCCAATTGATTATCTAGTACTTCCGAGAGTAATAGGCTGCTGTCTAATGATGCCCTTTATGACAATTTTTGCTTTAGTTATGGGCGTTATTGGTGGAGCTTTTGCCGGATTTCAATTTTATCGAATTGAACCAGAAACATTTTTAGAGTCAGTCAGAGATTTTTTAGAACCAACAGATTTGTTGATTATTTTGCTCAAAGGGTTTATTTTTGGAGTTTTGATTGGTGTAATTGGTTGTAGCTGGGGGCTAACTACCAAAGGAGGAGCTAAGGAAGTAGGAGAATCAGCAACAAAAGCTGTTGTTACCACTTGGGTGTCAATTTTTATCATGGATTTTTTCCTCTCTTTGTTGCTATTTGAGAAGCCCACATTTTGA